One Tachypleus tridentatus isolate NWPU-2018 chromosome 3, ASM421037v1, whole genome shotgun sequence DNA window includes the following coding sequences:
- the LOC143246349 gene encoding uncharacterized protein LOC143246349 isoform X1 gives MLTYESFNYNLGKYMAWAFSKYVTSASSFIKDSFNFKCNLNQLNHKALMASFDVISFFTEIPTAEACKIASELYIRDSNPSIDIPSNQLATLIELTTIKTNFMFNNPNYIQTNGLSMGNPVSPVLANIFMTQVETQAVNTALHPPLYWYRYVDGTVAGFTSTEHKLNFFNHINATHPNINFICEQEESNQISFLNLKITKTDTQFKTEIHRKITHTGLYIPWDSAHETKQKLNILRNQINTAIKLCLPDKINDELDKIKQYFININKFPPQTSENIIRTHSDRKQNQSTKVNISHQSENHQTIYCCIPYIPDISRQITNIWQKLVTKYDIPVNTKFIQKPGTKLRSILCKGYTDKHHTNIIYKIQCDNCHDFYIGETSRKMETRFKEHKNSPSHVFEHRKSNKHNITMENTQILNKETNAKLKKPYLYNNLNPK, from the coding sequence atgctcacatatgaatcgtttaattacaatcttggtaaatacatggcatgggcattctccaaatatgtaacatcagccagctcattcatcaaagactcttttaatttcaagtgtaatctgaatcaacttaatcataaagccttaatggccagtttcgatgttatatccttctttacagaaattccaaccgctgaagcctgcaagatagcctcagaactctatatccgagactctaacccatctatagacattcccagcaaccaattagcaaccctcatagaattaaccacgataaagacaaacttcatgttcaacaaccctaactacatacaaacaaatggtctaagcatgggtaacccagtatcaccagttctagccaatatttttatgacgcaagttgaaacacaagcagttaacacagcattacatccaccactatactggtacagatatgtagatggcacggttgcgggattcacatctacagaacacaaacttaattttttcaatcacattaacgctacacatcccaacatcaacttcatatgtgaacaagaagaaagcaatcaaatatcatttcttaacctcaaaattacaaaaaccgatacacaattcaaaacagaaattcaccgaaaaatcacccatactggactatacattccttgggactcagcacatgaaacaaaacaaaaactcaacatactaagaaaccaaataaacacagccataaaactatgcttaccagataaaattaacgatgaattagacaaaataaaacaatacttcatcaacatcaataagtttcctccacaaacctcagaaaacattatacgcacacactcagacagaaagcaaaatcaatcgacaaaagtaaatatatctcaccaATCAGAAAATCAccaaaccatatactgctgcataccatatattcctgacatcagcagacaaataaccaacatttggcaaaaactagtaacaaaatatgacattccagttaataccaaatttattcaaaaaccaggcacaaaactaaggtctatactatgtaaaggttacactgacaaacaccacacgaacattatttataaaatacaatgtgataactgccacgacttctatattggagaaacaagtagaaaaatggaaaccagattcaaagaacataaaaattcaccttcacacgttttcgaacaccgcaagtcaaataaacacaacataaccatggaaaacactcaaatactaaataaagaaacaaacgcaaaattaaagaagccttacttatacaacaacttaaacccaaaataa